The following proteins are co-located in the Tripterygium wilfordii isolate XIE 37 chromosome 2, ASM1340144v1, whole genome shotgun sequence genome:
- the LOC119982130 gene encoding NAD(P)H-quinone oxidoreductase subunit N, chloroplastic produces MATAAAVYLRHGAPAPGLVYHKGTIHGMPKIMRPEARGSKASKKRIGVVRCGSNGIGIGDFIGGDLVKFDLGRWLSDVEEHKALAIYSPHEGGYEGRYLNRLRYQGYYFLDLSARGLGDPEATLTQIHPVCPAHLGKQPIARWYFPPEVDYRLEALPPDAKGLVVWIIEAKVLSKSELQFLALLPTLRPRVRVIAECGNWRKFMWKPLKEISGLTPIDGA; encoded by the exons ATGGCAACTGCTGCCGCAGTCTACTTGCGACATGGGGCGCCAGCTCCCGGCTTGGTCTATCATAAAGGAACAATCCATGGTATGCCAAAGATAATGAGACCAGAAGCAAGaggttctaaggcttccaagaaaAGGATTGGTGTTGTTAGGTGTGGTAGTAATGGAATTGGAATAGGGGACTTCATAGGAGGCGATCTTGTGAAGTTTGATCTGGGACGTTGGCTTTCAGATGTGGAAGAACACAAAGCACTTGCCATTTACTCTCCTCATGAGGGTGGCTACGAGGGTCGATATCTTAACCGTCTCAGATACCAGGGCTACTACTTCCTCGACCTCAGTGCTCGTGGTCTTGGCGACCCTGAAGCCACCCTCACTCAGATTCACCCTGTTTGCCCT GCTCATCTTGGCAAGCAACCCATCGCGAGGTGGTATTTCCCTCCGGAGGTTGATTATAGGCTTGAAGCCCTGCCTCCAGATGCCAAGGGACTTGTGGTCTGGATAATTGAAGCCAAG GTTCTATCCAAGTCTGAGTTGCAGTTTCTTGCCCTGCTTCCTACACTCCGACCAAGAGTCAGGGTCATTGCTGAATGCGGGAACTG GAGAAAGTTCATGTGGAAGCCACTCAAAGAGATTTCTGGGCTAACTCCTATTGATGgagcgtga